The nucleotide window AAAGTTGGATGCCGTTGCCCAGCTAAATTGTTTGAAGGTCCCAGCAAGAAATAAATGCTTGCCGGTTCAGGGAATCGAGGTTTCTACTCATGATGTGGAATTGTCATGAAGAAGTGTTTTCCACTTGAGAGAACTCGTGGGCCCACACACTATTACAGCAAACACATAAGTAGACAATATAAATTACGGACATTGCTCTTCTGATCTTACAGGCTATGTTGTTGTCATCAGCTAGTACTAATCTGGCATGGCATTATTTGTTAAAAGACGTGTTTCAGACTGATGGCTAATTGAAGACCTTAAAAATTTTTAGACCCTCTTAGTTGGGCAAAATTGGTTGTATATCTAACAGAAGTATGCAATCTGCACTATCAGTTGTAAGgtccggaaaaaaaaaaaaaaaaaaaaaaggcatgttgGAAGTTTGTTTTGAAGTTGTAAGGTTGGGTTGGTGACTCTTACTTCTAAGAcctcaagcttttctttaaagaggtCTGTGGTTTTCCTGTAAGGGTAGAATATATGGATATTTACATTTTGCCACAATTAAGGCTTGCAGCTGCTAGCAGGCACAGCATCAAATTGGTTTTGAATAGGTCATTGGTTTGGATGTTCTCTTTGCCTATgccttcattttcatatttgacTTACCGTTGTAACAACTGGTCTCCAGTTGGCcataacattttgtttttctgactcGCCAGTCTGCCACACTGCAGATGCAGCCCAATTGACACATGGGTTGCATGAAATCTAGTCTTGGACCTCAGCATTGGTGACAGGAGTAATGAGTCACACATTGGCTACGTATTATTCAttgtattctttaaaatactgttacattaggaaagaaaaatccctgcATAATCTGTGGAAATCAATTCACTATTTGAGACTTGTGCAAAGTATAGAACCAGATGCTTGAAACAATGCTCGATTGTATGATTTACTTCAGTGATGTTTATTTGCACAACTGTTTGAACTGAATGCTTTGTATTAAGGTGTATAAAGCTGGAAGGTGTTTGCTCTTGAAATGAGGAGGAAGTTGCTTGTGTTTCATTGacaataaagatttttcttttcagggcaCAGGTGCAGCAAGTTTTGATGAATTTGGGAATTCAAAGTACCAAAATCGCAGAACTATGAGCAGCTCTGATCGTGCAATGatgaatgcttttaaagaaattacgAACATGGCAGACAGAATCAACCTCCCTAGAAATATAGTTGTAAGTTCATGTCTCCCTCCCTTAAATTGTTCTGGCATTGACTTAGTTAGCATAATATAATGAGCACATGAATTTTTGATATTGCTGCTAATTAAATGGCCTAGAGTTAATTAAATTTAGTCTTCTTGCTTTGAAGGATCgaacaaataatttattcaagCAAGTGTATGAGCAAAAAAGCCTGAAGGGAAGGAGTAATGATGCTATTGCTTCTGCTTGTCTCTACATAGCCTGTAGGCAAGAGGGTGTTCCAAGAACGTTTAAAGGTAAGTTTTCAGTGATACAGATTCAATTTTGCTATGAAGTAAAGGTCTAGTTACTGTTACTGTAGGAGGTTGGTTTTCTCATTCCTGGACTTTGCTGAATTGGTTGTTCTCAGCTACAGCTCACCTTTGGGGGGGATGATAGGAGGGGGTCTGGAAATTTGTTATATTTGTGAAGTGAGTAGGCTCTCAGGCATAGGATTTTTGGTcataatgcattaaaaaaaaattagcatttgaAAGTCATTTTGAGTGTTGGTGAAACTTAAAAGGTATTGCTTTTACTGGAGGGTGATGGGGACTGTTGTAACTGAATTTGAACCGACAGTTCTGCAGTAAATATGTGCAACTCTTCCCTGACAGGGATGCggctttttttggtgttgaGTACTAAATTTCCCTTACTAAGCAAGCTGTATTAGTTAgctcttaaagaaaaatgtgccCTGACTGAAGTGATTTGGAAGTTTCACAGATGTGCAAAGCTTATTTAGTGATGGTGGCCTTCATGACATTGGCCGCCTTTGTGGGTCTTAATATAATGAGAATCAAATTTGATTATTTTGGGGGAGCAAATGCTGTCAAGCctaaagtttaatttttactcTTTGTTTAGAAATATGTGCAGTGTCCAGGAtttcaaagaaggaaatagGCCGGTGttttaaacttattttgaaAGCTCTCGAAACAAGTGTTGATCTGATTACAACTGGAGACTTCATGTCAAGATTCTGTTCCAATCTGGGTCTTCCCAAACAAGTACAAATGGCAGCAACACATATTGCCCGTAAAGCTGTGGAATTAGATTTGGTTCCTGGGAGAAGCCCTATCTCTGTAGCAGCTGCAGCTATTTACATGGCATCACAAgcttctgcagagaagaggacacaaaaaggtaaaacatcttttttttttttttttttttttttttgttaaaacattttttgtttttctccttccccatgTCTTGCTGCTTGAGAGAATTCAATGTTATTGTAAAACTTGCATGAGGTCTGTGCAAGTAATGATAAGCTGCCGTTCTAACTGCACGCAACAAGGACCAAACCAGGATCTCCCACTCCCCAAAATGAAAATTGAGTAATTGGCTGTGCTCAACATAAACTTGAGTTCGCTTTCTTCCAGCACTAGGAGTTGGATTCTTGAACGCAATAGACCAGTGCGTTCAAATGAGCATAGTTTTAACCTTACCCATGCTAATATTTGCATGTGTTACATTCTGCTGCTCCAAAATACACCAAATGCAAATTGGGGGGCAGTTGCAGGCAGCATTATGGCTTAGATTACATTGAGTCTTTAATTATTCTAGCAGCCAGGGAATCTCGTAAATTAGTACATGTTCCTTGACTTCTTCCAAGCCTGTGATAAAGATTGGAAGCAGTGGGATAGCAGGCTTGGTTGTAGCTCACCTTTGGCATTACTCTCTTCTGGCAGGGTAGCCTTTAGGAAGCCAGTAAAGGGTTCAGAGCTGTTCCTGAGTTTCAGAGCAGCACGGATCAGCCTCCAGGGCTCGAGAGAATGAGGCCTGTGTGGGGGCAGTgcatggggaaggaagggagctAAGGCTGCGGTTAGAACTTGGTGTGACAAATGGATCCAAGTGCTGGTAGCTGGCTGTGAAAGCTCTGTTGATGTGTCTAGTCCAGTTCAGgtcagaaatgttaaaaatctaGCAATTTCTTAGTGGAGAGATGCTTTTAGGTAAAGAATAGCCTTTATCTGTCAGGTTGTGGTGCTTTGTTTCTGCACTAATCACTACTTATTCTGTCCCTGGAGCTTTCATCATGTTGGCAGTTTCCTGGGCATGTGAGTGATCTAGAGCCCAAGCAGTACGGTGCCTTCATCCTTGCTCACCTTGAGCTATTGGATTATGGCTCTTAAGAGTGAttgttaaaatacagctgcCTGCCGTGGATACAGACATGACTCCATACTCACTTCAGTGTCCTCAGACAATGCTGAAGGCTTTCATGCAGTTCAAGGTTTAAATTTCAAACTTGGTTAAATCTGGAATAAATTGAAGTTTCTGTGCATCTCAGGTGTTTCTTCAGCTTGTTAAACAGTGCTCTGTGCCTCTGACTTACttctctgtgcattttaaagtaaatgtcTTTCATGTTTAGCTGAAGGTATCGCTTTTTTGTCTATGCCTAagttttttttgctggttttgcttatATTTAATTGAAGCACAAAAATGATCCTGATGTTGATGACGATTTATTAGAATATTGCTGGGCACATGTAGAGTTTGCAGTAGATGTTTCTAATGACTTTTGCACTCTTAGCCCTCTGCCAATTTGAAACTGATACTATTCCAAGATGGATAGCTTTAAGGTGAATGATGGCACATGAGAAGACTTATGTATGCAAAGTATTAGTCACCATGGTTAAAACCCTTTTTACCAGGCTTTTGGGAGAGTTAGGAATGAAGCTAAGTGTATAGCACTTCTTGATAAATTATGCTTGCTGGTTTCTTCAGTACAAATGGCAAAAGTAAAAACTAATCACTTATCTGCTTTTTGTCTTAGAAATTGGTGATATTGCTGGTGTGGCTGATGTTACGATTAGACAATCGTACAGGCTGATCTATCCTCGAGCTCCAGATCTCTTCCCAGCAGACTTCAAGTTTGATACCCCAGTAGACAAACTACCACAGCTGTGAAATTGCAGAGGGttacttttaatttctattaaaaaaaaaccaccaaaaaacaaaacccaacccaacaacaacaaactttTGGTTTTTGCCTATAATAAAGGATGTACAAAGTGTTAATATTGAGTCTTCATGTTGTGGAACTGGAGGATATGGAGATGGAGCATAACTGCTGGAACGCAGCACACATTCCAAGGGTAAACAAACTCATTGTGTGGCATTTTGTTATGTATATATTAGTggaagtaaatatttaatgattgTTGCAACAACCTTAATTTCATATTGTTGAACTTATTTAGATTTCTTTTGTAGGGATCTAGTAAGatgtattttggaaaatctAAAATATTATGTAATTCCCAAATAAACTCTTTTCCAAAAACACTTACCATCTTGTTGATATGACTGCAACTTCACATACACATACTGTTCCACATGCTGAGAACTGGAATGCAGTCCAAAGAATGGTAGAGTTAGCTTCATACTTATAGACTTGGTCACAAGGCTGCTTAAATGCTCACTTTCTTGACAATTTTTAATCTCTAGTGTGACTTTAGTATTTGTAGTTAGCTGTACAGTAGCATGTGGATGACTTAACCCAGAATGCAAGCAGTTgctgaaaagcagtttgaatATTAGCACAACTGCTGCTGAAGATTTCCAAATTTGTTGTGAAAGGGTTAGTCACATCCTTGGCACAGTCTCCCTGATTTTCACTGATGtatctctgctttgcttctgtgaaTTTGACATAATGACAAAGCAGCTAAAGAGAAACATAAGGACTCTTAACTTTAGTTGAATTCCTGACACCTTTGTGATGCTTGGTACTGTACAAAGGCaggtaaaaaatatttctagtaaaAGTTTCTGTTAAATGTTCTGGCCTGTCAGTCCACCCTGCAGTCTGGCCGGCCAGTGGGTAAGCTTTTGGCACTGTTATGTTCGAAGTGAGCACTTGCTTGTTTGAAATGATGCACCAGGTGCTGAGGAGTGAAGGCCAGAAAATATTCAGCCCTCCCCCACCTAACAGCTTTGAAAACTAGTTGCCTCCTGACAGTGTCCCTTTGTGTGCAAAGGAACAAATGTACTTAAGTGGGAGTCTTCTGGTTCCTGAGTTAATTTTGTATCACAGgtgcaaattcattttaattaccAAAATGAACAGCTGAGGGGTCAGCTTGCTACACATCTGGTCCTAAGCCATCCAGGGGGAAGGCTGTGTGTCCAATGCTAATAGCACTAATTGTCAATAGCCCTCACTCTTTTCTTGCTGGTTTAGTTTTAATCCTCTTCTATTGAAATGTGGCagctcaacatttttttctgtaaacaaatAACAAAGGCTGTACAGTTTTGTTACACCACTGAAGCTGTTGGTTGCAGTCATGAAAAAATCTGGTGCAGATGTTAAAGGTGGTGTTCTTAGTGGTCTGGAGGGATTGTATTCTCATGTATTTCCTTAAACTTTGTTGCAACATTTTCTGTTACCTGGGCTTTCCCTGTCTTGCTCTGAGCCACTCTGTCTACCTCTGTGCGAGAAGGTGTGATGCTTTGACTAGGCAGGGCCTGACCTTTAATATACTGTTGCAGGTTGGAAACGCAAAGGTGAAAGTTCTTTTACTGAGAGTGTACTTTCTGGCACAGATCAGTATGTTAAATCTACTGCATGCAATGCAGGTTAAAAATGGCTGAAACTTAGATTTACAATAATGCTCTTATTTTGAATGCTTTCAGGCATTATGCAGGAGCACTTGACATGTGAGTGGTGAGCGTTTGCAGTTGAAATTGTCACATACagcaaaagctgtctggactgaaatttaaatatgtCTCTGCAAAGCTCTGGAGTGCAGCAGGTGGAGGCAGGGATGTACTATCCTGGCTTGACCCTGCCTCTTCCTGCAATTCTGCAAGCAGTTCCTGTACCTCCCTTGGTGCGGAGATGGTAGTAACAGTGCAGCCCAAAGAGGCAGAACTCGGAGTATGCTTGAAGGGGCTTTATGTTGTGAAAACCAGTTACCCCTGGTCCCAGTAGACTATGGTTactatccagaaaaaaagaggagtgtAACTCTGAATTCATTTTTTAGGCAGTTATGACCCCTTTACTAAGCTGCTTTGATGAAGCTAAGGAATTGGCTTCTCTTACAGAAGCTTCTCATGCAGAAATGAGCTCTCCTTGTTCCTGACTGGAGCACTTCTTGGCAGTGTGGGGAATGTCTGTGTGCAGCTGTGTGCATGGTACACCAGCAGTTCTTGGGGTTGCAGGGATAGGTGTGGGGGAGCTGGAGAGGAGGTTGTTGCAACTCTGCAGCCTGTTTTAGCTAATTGCTACCTTCTTGTGTTACCAAAGCTAAGTGGTAGTAAAGGCTGTGTGACAAGCAGAGCCTATAGTACAAGTGAGGAGACTGGCTGTAGTTCAGGCGTTCATAGGTTTTGGGTTCTCTGCAAATGCGTGTGTGTTTTTGCTGGGAGGTGGTTCAGCAGCGAGCCTGGGAGAAGACAGGAGTGCTGAAGGATTGCATTCCGCACACACAACAAAGGCAAGGGCATAGCATCTTCAGGCACCTCCATGTTAATTCAGCAGCAGTTTAGACTAGATATTTGAAACTGTATCTTCATTTGGAGCCAGCCCTTTCTGGCAGGATTGCTTAGTTAAGTATTGAACTGAAGCGGCTCTAGGCTACGGTCTCATGAAATTTTAGTTTGTTCTTAAGAGTAAAGATTTCTTTGCTAAATGcactcagaaaagaaagctttgttcTCTGCTTAAAGAACAAGCTCATTGAGGGTTGGGtataggtttttgtttgtttacagagcttttctgtataatgggggggggaagaaagagactAATGAAGAAATACCCAGGAGGGGAGTGAGTGTTGTCTCCCCCTGTGCTCAAAGGAAGGGAGAATGCTGATTGAAGCTGGCCAGACTTCAACAGACATGGTCTTCTGCTCCCTTCAGAAGGGCTGATCACCCAAGCAAGAGGAGGCTACCTTTCTCCAGCCTCAGAAAGAAGGTATGCTTGGaggtaattatttattttgatattttaaaaaatgaacagaagtaCACTAAGCTACCACTACGAGACTGGCTTTCTGTAAGTCCCTTCCTGAGTCCAGCTTCTTTTCTAAAGTTACCTGTGGAGAAAACATGACAAATCACTTccaaaaaacagcaaaatcatgTTTGGGACACAATTTACAAATTACTCTATTTAGAACTTTAATTTGTGATATTAATGACTGCAAAACACTTAGAATGACATTTGTTAAAggcacatttcattttaatgcataGTGTACCATTCTAAAATATCCTAATTTCCTTACAAAGTGCTTGAGCAGCCACATACAGATAAAGtatagcaaaatatatttacaatCTAGGGTTTAAAATCTTAATCtgcctaaaaatatttaaaaaactacAGAGATAAAATTAGTGCTTTCTTTCAGCTTAACTGGGTGAAATTCCCCTGccctctaattttttttttttttttttttttagtgatttacttagattaaaaaaaagatttctgtacAAGACATAGTtacaaaaaggtatttttgagGATACTTTCATAAGTGTTAAGCACCCTGTTAGATGCTCATATATATTTGGGAACCAAAAAGGGTGAGCTCACTGTACCTCAAAAGTATTGGTTTCAGCTAGATACAGGAACATAATTTGCTTCTTATTAATTAGAATCAGGAAACAAGTAATGCTGAAAAGTTGACTTGCTCTGCCCAACATGATTTGTAGCGCTGGTAAAGATGCCTGCCTTGTTCCTGCAGGGCGGGGGGTGCTTGATTTAGAcctattaacttttttttttttttttttttttttttcttccctaagcCTCTCCCCTGCCTGACCCTGCAGGTCTGTCCAGCATCAAGATTTTAAACAACCACCTTAGCATTGCATATTCAAATggtttgcatttcttcttttaatgaataaaattacaaatattgaATTCATTTGAGTGCCGATTTTCACTGTCTTAGCCCATGAACAGCAAACTCCTGGCTAGGATGAACCTCCTGTGAGATTACATATGCAATCAGCTCTGAATGGTGCTAGAGCTAAGAACCATGTGGGAAATCGGTTTTCTAAGAATTAATGTTTGCCCACAGAACACCAGATGCCAAAAATAGGTCTTGGTTTACAAATATGCACAGTGTCTggtctaaattatttttcaacttttgaGGTACAGCTTTTTAGTGTTAAGGGGTTTATAAAATATACACTGtttttatcaaaaatatttatacattcTGTTACAATATATTGCTTTTACCCTCAGTAACTGCCAATCTAAGTTCTGGAGTTCTGTGGCCTGTatgtatacaaatattttttccgCTCAGAGTTCTGTGTTGTTCACTTGGCCACTGTGCAAAATTAATGAAGTGGTGTAATTAAATTACTTGCCTGGACATAAGAATACATTACAACTTCCAAATATACATGTTCACAGCATGTATACATTGAAAATCCTTATGTTTTCTAAAAGTGATATGATATTGTACAGCAGATACAGGATGATCTAGGTGGTTAGATACAGACTGGTTAACTTATCTGTCCACTTGGCAAGTGGGGAAGGCATGAGGTTGAGTACAGGAGTGGATGGGCCTGGAAAATGCATATGCTTTACTCTTTGTGGTTAGACTGAGCAACATCCTTGTTACATTCTTCCTATCAACCAGGGTTTTAAGCCATGCTTAAAAAGCTTGAAGGCAAAACTGTTTGGCAAGTGGCTTTGGTAAACTTTCTggatttttctggatttttcttgGTAATGGAAGCACTTACACTGTTGTTATCTCAAAGGCAAGGTGtttaacatttttcctaataaataCCATAGAAAATTTACAAAACAAGGCATATCTGTTCTCCATACCATTATTTTAAGAACACAAGATGAAGGTGTACATAGAAATGTGTAGTTTTACAGACTGCACAAGATAATATTTAACTGAAAGCATTTGCCTTCTCCAGCTAGAACCATGTTCTGTGTGAGTGTCATCAGTATCCCAAACTTGTATTTCAATGTGACTGACTGGAGATAAGCTAAGTCTGCTTTTCCCACTTAAGgcagatactttaaaaagcaatgttatCTGCTGGGGAAGAGTGAGAGAAACAGTACAGATCCACGTGTGCCCATGTGTGAGAAGCTTAATACAGCCTAGGTTCACCAACTCAGCTTAAGAACTCCATAGACCTGCTTTCCAGTGCTCAGATAAAAAACAATGTACAGAGGCCACTCTTCACAAGAGTGTTAAAACAGTACTTAAAAGGATCTtcatgtgatttaaaaaaacccagaagctaCAGGTGGCACAGAGAGCAATTGAAGGGTCGGTATTCTTCCGAGAGAGGCATTCTTGTGAGCCAGTCAGCTGGGGTTTCACAGTGTCTAGAAGTTAACACCAATCAGCAATGTAATCAAAATCTCTGAACATTTCCTGCTCTTCTTCTGAAAGTATCCTTGGTTCCCGAGGTGGAGTGAGGATAGGTGCTTCAGAGGTAAATTCGTCATCGAAATTACTAACATCTTCTCGTCCTCTAATGGTGGGTACAAAAGGAGGCT belongs to Aquila chrysaetos chrysaetos chromosome 12, bAquChr1.4, whole genome shotgun sequence and includes:
- the GTF2B gene encoding transcription initiation factor IIB isoform X1 — translated: MKAGPWSGLWSDSITPAKPVLGCRECFLLVLLKLGSSLLRWTFTHVLLDVLPRVTCPNHPDSILVEDYRAGDMICSECGLVVGDRVIDVGSEWRTFSNDKATKDPSRVGDTQNPLLSDGDLSTMIGKGTGAASFDEFGNSKYQNRRTMSSSDRAMMNAFKEITNMADRINLPRNIVDRTNNLFKQVYEQKSLKGRSNDAIASACLYIACRQEGVPRTFKEICAVSRISKKEIGRCFKLILKALETSVDLITTGDFMSRFCSNLGLPKQVQMAATHIARKAVELDLVPGRSPISVAAAAIYMASQASAEKRTQKEIGDIAGVADVTIRQSYRLIYPRAPDLFPADFKFDTPVDKLPQL
- the GTF2B gene encoding transcription initiation factor IIB isoform X2, translated to MASTSRLDVLPRVTCPNHPDSILVEDYRAGDMICSECGLVVGDRVIDVGSEWRTFSNDKATKDPSRVGDTQNPLLSDGDLSTMIGKGTGAASFDEFGNSKYQNRRTMSSSDRAMMNAFKEITNMADRINLPRNIVDRTNNLFKQVYEQKSLKGRSNDAIASACLYIACRQEGVPRTFKEICAVSRISKKEIGRCFKLILKALETSVDLITTGDFMSRFCSNLGLPKQVQMAATHIARKAVELDLVPGRSPISVAAAAIYMASQASAEKRTQKEIGDIAGVADVTIRQSYRLIYPRAPDLFPADFKFDTPVDKLPQL
- the GTF2B gene encoding transcription initiation factor IIB isoform X3 → MICSECGLVVGDRVIDVGSEWRTFSNDKATKDPSRVGDTQNPLLSDGDLSTMIGKGTGAASFDEFGNSKYQNRRTMSSSDRAMMNAFKEITNMADRINLPRNIVDRTNNLFKQVYEQKSLKGRSNDAIASACLYIACRQEGVPRTFKEICAVSRISKKEIGRCFKLILKALETSVDLITTGDFMSRFCSNLGLPKQVQMAATHIARKAVELDLVPGRSPISVAAAAIYMASQASAEKRTQKEIGDIAGVADVTIRQSYRLIYPRAPDLFPADFKFDTPVDKLPQL